From the Candidatus Saccharimonadaceae bacterium ML1 genome, one window contains:
- a CDS encoding Bifunctional (P)ppGpp synthetase/guanosine-3',5'-bis(Diphosphate) 3'-pyrophosphohydrolase: MNKHELIKLAREHYTDAQVELLTHAIDYATEQHAGQMRQSGEPYISHPLQVAATLIDWGMDIDSAVAGVLHDTVEDTDATLEEITELFGKDIAFLVDGVTKVSQARAGMRDLASYLPATRDNLTKLLIAVGQDVRVIIIKLSDRLHNMQTLQFKSGGKQKKIARETLNVFAPLADRLNMGRLRVQLEELSFKYLMPEKYNQTVALKDSRIKKSQRKLDTVRRAVDAHLTKENIAHDIDGRVKSTYSLYKKMQRVPNIDDIYDLIALRIIVNDIDTCYLVLSELHSMYEPMVGRIKDYISKPKPNGYQSLHTTVTTKNGQAVEFQIRTHEMHDYAERGLAASFHYNEQKLTDAYKSGTMASLPTDLHWIRHLQSAAALIREGKEFDTENLKVDLFGDRIFVYSPKGDIYDLPDGSFPLDYAYRVHSDLAAKASGFLVNGKMEPFSYKLQHGDTIEILTNKKAKPKPGWSNHMITGHARMKFKAQLRKNSLLGQLGHVGEIIHRTARRRKNKK, from the coding sequence ATGAATAAGCACGAGCTAATCAAACTTGCCAGAGAGCACTACACCGACGCGCAAGTCGAACTGCTCACGCATGCGATTGATTATGCTACCGAGCAGCACGCCGGGCAAATGCGCCAAAGCGGGGAACCGTACATCTCGCATCCGCTGCAGGTAGCAGCGACACTCATTGACTGGGGTATGGATATTGATTCAGCCGTTGCAGGCGTCTTACACGACACAGTTGAAGATACCGACGCAACGCTTGAAGAAATTACTGAACTGTTTGGCAAAGATATTGCGTTTCTCGTCGACGGCGTCACAAAAGTTAGCCAAGCGCGCGCTGGCATGCGCGATCTAGCAAGCTACCTGCCGGCAACACGCGATAATCTGACAAAGTTGCTCATCGCCGTCGGGCAAGACGTTCGCGTCATCATTATCAAGCTATCCGACCGCCTGCATAATATGCAAACACTGCAGTTCAAGAGCGGAGGAAAACAGAAAAAAATTGCCCGCGAAACGCTTAACGTCTTTGCGCCGCTTGCCGACCGCCTGAATATGGGGCGGCTGCGCGTGCAGCTTGAAGAACTCAGCTTCAAATATCTTATGCCCGAAAAGTACAACCAAACCGTCGCGCTCAAAGACAGCCGCATCAAGAAAAGCCAGCGCAAACTTGATACAGTGCGCCGCGCCGTCGACGCGCACCTAACCAAAGAAAATATCGCACACGACATCGACGGGCGCGTGAAAAGCACCTACAGCCTGTACAAAAAAATGCAGCGCGTGCCGAACATCGACGATATTTACGATTTGATAGCTTTGCGCATTATTGTCAACGATATTGACACATGCTATCTCGTACTAAGCGAACTGCATAGCATGTACGAGCCGATGGTTGGACGCATCAAGGATTATATTTCCAAGCCAAAACCAAACGGCTACCAGAGCCTGCACACAACGGTCACGACAAAAAACGGCCAAGCGGTGGAATTTCAAATTCGCACGCACGAAATGCACGACTACGCCGAGCGCGGTTTGGCGGCAAGCTTTCACTACAACGAACAAAAACTGACCGATGCCTATAAATCCGGCACGATGGCGTCGCTGCCGACGGACTTGCATTGGATCCGGCACCTACAATCGGCGGCGGCGCTGATTCGCGAGGGCAAAGAATTTGATACTGAAAATCTAAAAGTTGATTTGTTTGGCGACCGAATTTTTGTGTACTCGCCGAAGGGCGACATTTACGATTTACCGGACGGCTCGTTTCCGCTTGACTACGCCTACCGCGTGCACTCTGATCTGGCGGCGAAAGCAAGCGGCTTTTTGGTAAACGGCAAGATGGAGCCGTTTAGTTATAAATTACAGCATGGCGATACGATTGAAATTCTTACCAACAAAAAAGCCAAGCCGAAACCAGGTTGGAGCAACCATATGATCACCGGACACGCGCGCATGAAGTTCAAAGCGCAGCTGCGTAAAAATAGCTTGCTCGGACAACTCGGCCACGTCGGCGAAATTATTCACCGGACGGCGCGGCGGCGGAAAAATAAAAAATAG
- a CDS encoding phospholipase D-like domain-containing protein, whose amino-acid sequence MNALHSPKLLPAADYARDVAKKIAKARYRVAMIATTFRANDERSQAIVDELVRAAERGVDVCICADTFTYIEPKEFILRAPKRQPARAMQALKLERRIKKAGGSFHWLGRKANTLFAGRTHSKWTVVDDTAYVGGGVNMDDESFSNVDYMFRFSDQALADRLIQEQQHIYRADRGGGAARNHSAPVSKTTTILFDNGLPTNSLIYKRARALAKQAEHIALVSQYCPTGALNRTLKRKQAVLYFNHWRTASSLNKLLIRLGMMTARQKTLYNHDCYLHAKFLIATMPDGSKAAITGSHNFMYGSGLVGTREVALETYDPHLIRQLETFRRRYVE is encoded by the coding sequence ATGAACGCGTTACATTCACCGAAATTATTACCTGCAGCCGATTATGCGCGCGATGTGGCGAAAAAAATTGCCAAAGCCCGCTACCGCGTCGCGATGATTGCGACGACATTCCGAGCCAACGATGAGCGGTCGCAAGCAATCGTCGACGAACTCGTACGCGCTGCCGAACGTGGCGTTGACGTCTGTATTTGCGCCGACACCTTTACCTACATCGAACCGAAAGAATTTATTTTGCGCGCGCCGAAGCGCCAGCCAGCACGCGCCATGCAGGCGCTAAAATTAGAACGGCGTATCAAAAAAGCCGGCGGATCATTCCACTGGCTCGGGCGCAAAGCAAATACGCTGTTTGCCGGTCGAACGCACAGCAAGTGGACGGTCGTCGACGATACCGCTTACGTCGGCGGCGGCGTTAATATGGACGACGAAAGTTTTTCAAACGTCGATTATATGTTTCGCTTTTCCGACCAAGCGCTTGCCGATAGGCTCATACAGGAACAACAGCACATCTACCGCGCCGATCGCGGCGGCGGTGCGGCGCGCAACCACTCAGCGCCCGTGTCGAAGACCACGACAATTTTGTTTGACAACGGATTGCCGACAAATTCACTCATATACAAACGAGCGCGCGCCCTTGCAAAACAAGCAGAGCACATTGCACTTGTATCGCAATATTGTCCGACAGGCGCACTCAACCGCACGCTAAAACGAAAACAAGCGGTCCTTTATTTTAATCACTGGCGCACTGCTTCATCGCTCAATAAGCTGCTCATTCGCCTCGGTATGATGACGGCGAGGCAAAAAACACTATATAATCATGATTGTTATCTGCACGCAAAATTTTTAATCGCAACAATGCCGGACGGCAGCAAAGCTGCGATTACCGGATCGCATAATTTTATGTACGGGTCGGGGCTAGTTGGTACGCGCGAAGTCGCCCTTGAAACCTACGACCCGCACCTGATACGGCAGCTTGAAACATTCCGCCGCCGGTACGTCGAATAA
- the gap gene encoding type I glyceraldehyde-3-phosphate dehydrogenase yields MAAIKIAINGFDRIGRSAFKIAQGRNDVHVVAIRSEYDVNTTAYLLKHDSVYGNYARAVKPEDNYIAVGESRIDIVSNLQSVKKSWQDRMVDVVIDTTNTDSVRLKEHIVAGAKQVVAMSTADTIETIIMGVNDDSIGSISPVVSAGEPGAVAIAPVLAVLEQAFAPKKSALTVIDGGSPVDDTLRTKRTQQQNIIPAPFAGLTPSRQALGQQTIDGLSIHTPVANVGLAVITAVLAAPTTTAIVNQVFERAAKEPFYQGIINTTNKPLVSFDLRGSSYSATVDTQLTRVIGGDLVQLAVWFDSEWGYANRLVELSVDAGRVARNRT; encoded by the coding sequence ATGGCAGCGATAAAAATAGCAATCAATGGTTTTGATAGAATCGGGCGCAGCGCGTTCAAGATCGCGCAGGGGCGCAATGATGTCCATGTTGTCGCAATTCGGAGCGAGTACGATGTTAACACGACGGCGTATTTATTGAAGCACGATTCCGTGTACGGCAATTATGCGCGCGCCGTGAAGCCTGAGGATAATTATATTGCTGTCGGCGAATCGCGGATTGATATTGTGTCAAATTTGCAGTCAGTTAAAAAGTCGTGGCAAGACCGCATGGTTGACGTCGTGATTGATACGACAAATACCGATTCGGTGCGACTGAAAGAGCATATCGTAGCCGGCGCAAAGCAGGTCGTTGCGATGTCGACGGCGGACACGATTGAGACGATTATTATGGGCGTGAACGACGACTCGATCGGCTCGATCTCGCCGGTCGTCAGCGCTGGCGAGCCGGGTGCAGTAGCAATTGCGCCTGTACTCGCTGTACTTGAGCAAGCGTTTGCGCCGAAGAAATCGGCGCTTACGGTGATTGACGGCGGCTCGCCGGTCGACGATACGCTCCGTACGAAGCGTACGCAGCAACAGAATATTATTCCGGCGCCGTTTGCGGGGTTAACGCCGTCGCGTCAGGCGCTTGGGCAGCAGACAATTGACGGCTTGTCGATCCATACGCCAGTTGCAAATGTCGGGCTGGCGGTTATTACGGCAGTGCTTGCTGCACCGACAACAACAGCGATTGTAAATCAAGTCTTTGAGCGTGCTGCTAAAGAGCCGTTTTATCAGGGAATTATCAATACGACTAATAAGCCGCTCGTATCATTCGATTTGCGCGGCAGCAGCTATAGCGCGACGGTTGATACGCAGCTGACGCGCGTAATTGGCGGCGACTTAGTACAGTTGGCGGTATGGTTTGATAGCGAGTGGGGCTATGCGAACCGTCTCGTTGAGTTGTCTGTCGACGCTGGGCGCGTGGCGCGGAATCGTACATAA
- a CDS encoding FAD-dependent oxidoreductase, whose translation MKHDIIPVVMVGAGPSALAAAIYTTREAIDTVLYEKGVVGGLAAITDQVDNYPGFPDGIAGMQLAEQLQKQAERFGAKIEYGDVSALRHENGVNIVTVDGKDMAARAVLIATGSDYNKLGIPGEKELYGRGVHYCATCDGAFYKGKRLAVVGGGNSGVQEAIFLTRFASHIDLLVRSTVKASKVLQDELRPYIDDGKVAVHVKTVPQEIVAENGAVQAVRAQCDGKPVEFAVDGVFIFIGLKPNTQFLAGSGVELDARGLIKTDEHLATNVPGVFASGDVRSGATMQVASAVGEGATAALSIREYLDRK comes from the coding sequence ATGAAACATGATATTATTCCAGTCGTAATGGTCGGTGCTGGACCGAGCGCGCTCGCAGCAGCAATTTACACAACGCGCGAAGCGATTGATACGGTGCTGTACGAAAAAGGTGTCGTCGGCGGGTTGGCAGCTATTACCGATCAAGTTGATAATTACCCGGGTTTTCCTGATGGCATTGCCGGTATGCAGCTAGCGGAACAATTGCAAAAGCAGGCGGAGCGTTTCGGCGCGAAAATTGAATACGGCGATGTATCGGCATTGCGGCACGAAAACGGCGTGAACATTGTGACGGTCGACGGGAAGGATATGGCGGCGCGCGCCGTGCTGATCGCGACGGGCAGTGACTATAATAAACTTGGTATTCCGGGCGAGAAGGAATTGTACGGGCGCGGCGTGCATTATTGTGCGACGTGCGACGGCGCGTTTTACAAAGGCAAGCGCTTGGCGGTTGTCGGCGGCGGTAATTCTGGCGTGCAAGAAGCGATTTTTTTGACGCGGTTTGCGAGCCATATTGATTTGCTGGTGCGCAGTACGGTAAAAGCGAGCAAGGTGCTGCAAGACGAATTGCGGCCGTATATTGACGACGGCAAGGTGGCGGTGCATGTGAAAACGGTGCCGCAAGAAATTGTTGCAGAAAATGGCGCAGTCCAGGCGGTTCGGGCGCAGTGCGACGGCAAGCCGGTTGAATTTGCGGTTGACGGCGTATTTATATTCATCGGGCTAAAGCCGAATACACAATTTTTGGCGGGCAGCGGCGTTGAGCTTGACGCGCGCGGGCTCATCAAAACCGACGAGCACTTGGCGACGAATGTGCCGGGTGTGTTTGCAAGCGGCGATGTGCGCAGCGGCGCGACGATGCAAGTCGCGAGCGCGGTCGGCGAGGGTGCGACAGCGGCGCTGAGCATTCGCGAATATTTAGATCGTAAATAA
- a CDS encoding inorganic diphosphatase, translated as MADFNQILAPGDVDGGVVNVVVEIPQGSNHKIEWNRDLAVMQLDRVEPAIFAKPTNYGFIPQTLDEDGDELDALIVTDQPLATGVFLEAKVIGVLEFVDDDEVDDKVIVVPADDRNTGNAINSLEDVPPQLLKQIEHHFNHYKDLKKPGSTVVKGFGDAARAKEIIRAAIERWNNR; from the coding sequence ATGGCAGATTTTAATCAAATACTCGCGCCAGGCGATGTTGACGGCGGCGTTGTTAATGTGGTGGTAGAGATTCCGCAGGGATCAAACCACAAAATCGAATGGAATCGTGACCTCGCAGTGATGCAGCTTGACCGCGTTGAGCCGGCGATTTTTGCGAAACCGACGAACTACGGATTTATTCCGCAAACGCTTGATGAGGACGGCGATGAGCTAGATGCGCTCATTGTCACCGACCAGCCGCTTGCAACCGGCGTATTTTTGGAGGCAAAAGTAATCGGCGTATTAGAATTTGTGGACGACGACGAAGTTGACGATAAGGTTATTGTTGTGCCGGCAGACGACCGCAATACAGGCAACGCGATTAATTCGCTAGAAGACGTGCCGCCGCAATTGCTCAAGCAGATTGAACATCATTTTAACCATTACAAAGACTTGAAAAAGCCAGGTTCAACCGTTGTGAAAGGCTTCGGTGATGCTGCGCGCGCCAAAGAAATTATCCGCGCCGCTATTGAACGCTGGAATAATCGTTAG
- a CDS encoding Ribulose-phosphate 3-epimerase produces MAHIVPCITVESEDDYKAAVERLSPFATRVHIDIMDGEFAPTKSIPINKIWWPQEWAVDIHAMVAHPSQYVQALMQMRPATVIFHAEVKEDLAPVIQQLKAVGIRAGVGLLKPTVPNTVTEYIETADHVLVFCGNLGHYGGKASLMQLEKVRLIRNIHPDVEIGWDGGANLENAFSLAQGGVDVINCGGAISQAADAAQAYQQLVTEINRESVI; encoded by the coding sequence ATGGCGCACATCGTTCCTTGTATCACCGTAGAGTCGGAAGACGATTACAAAGCGGCAGTTGAGCGTTTGTCGCCGTTTGCAACGCGCGTACATATTGACATCATGGACGGCGAATTTGCGCCGACTAAAAGTATTCCGATCAATAAAATCTGGTGGCCGCAGGAGTGGGCGGTTGACATTCACGCTATGGTGGCGCACCCGAGCCAATACGTTCAAGCGCTGATGCAAATGCGCCCGGCAACGGTGATTTTCCATGCTGAGGTAAAAGAAGATCTTGCGCCGGTTATTCAGCAGCTGAAAGCGGTCGGTATTCGCGCAGGCGTTGGATTGCTCAAACCGACAGTGCCAAATACCGTCACGGAATATATTGAGACAGCAGATCATGTCTTGGTGTTCTGCGGTAATTTGGGACACTATGGCGGCAAAGCTAGCCTGATGCAGCTCGAAAAAGTGCGGCTAATACGCAACATTCATCCCGATGTTGAAATTGGCTGGGACGGCGGCGCGAATCTTGAAAATGCGTTTAGTTTGGCGCAGGGTGGCGTTGACGTCATTAATTGCGGCGGTGCGATTTCGCAGGCAGCCGACGCGGCACAAGCCTACCAGCAGCTCGTGACTGAAATTAACAGAGAGAGCGTTATCTAA
- a CDS encoding Signal peptidase I, with the protein MDYYSNYDTYSYTTTSTATSAAAGAMLVVSLIFSLVAVVASVLMIIGLWKVFTKAGKPGWAAIVPIYNLITLLEIVGRPAWWVLLTFVPFANLYVVIMVAIDLAKAFGKSGGFAALLILLPPVGYMMLGFDKSAYAGSVAAMPAAYPGAPAYQPGQPQPPAQPAQAPAQGYSGQPQPPQAK; encoded by the coding sequence ATGGATTACTATAGTAATTATGATACATATAGCTACACAACGACAAGTACAGCGACGAGCGCCGCGGCGGGTGCGATGCTGGTCGTTTCGCTGATCTTTTCGTTGGTGGCAGTGGTCGCGTCGGTATTGATGATTATTGGTTTGTGGAAGGTATTCACCAAAGCCGGCAAGCCAGGCTGGGCGGCGATTGTGCCGATCTATAATTTAATTACGCTGCTTGAGATCGTTGGCCGTCCGGCATGGTGGGTGCTTTTGACATTTGTGCCGTTCGCAAACCTTTATGTAGTCATCATGGTGGCGATTGACTTGGCGAAAGCGTTTGGTAAATCGGGCGGATTCGCGGCACTCTTGATATTGCTGCCGCCTGTCGGCTATATGATGCTCGGTTTCGATAAGTCGGCGTATGCGGGTTCGGTCGCGGCGATGCCGGCGGCATATCCGGGTGCGCCAGCTTATCAGCCTGGTCAACCCCAGCCGCCAGCGCAACCAGCGCAAGCTCCGGCTCAAGGCTATAGCGGACAGCCACAGCCGCCGCAAGCGAAATAG
- a CDS encoding glycerophosphodiester phosphodiesterase — MLVIGHRGAGGLAPENTLPAFRAGYEAGADMLELDVRLTADHRLVVIHDALLLRTHYVADSVASLTYKKLQELTRDNPVPLLEDVLHEFFGKILLNIEIKSRHTGDALVRLLRRHFITCADDWDLVLISSFKARELMRVRRRSKRANLALLHHQNPFAFIAYHRYLKLTAVGFHRLYLHRLALEIARRAGIFIYAYTVDRTSAIHRLEHQGVQAIVTNYPDKCIAYINTHAETRD, encoded by the coding sequence ATGCTTGTCATTGGACATCGCGGCGCGGGCGGCTTAGCGCCTGAGAATACGCTGCCGGCGTTTCGTGCCGGCTACGAAGCTGGCGCCGATATGCTTGAACTTGACGTGCGCTTGACAGCCGATCATCGGCTTGTCGTTATCCATGACGCCTTGCTGCTACGCACGCATTATGTCGCAGATAGCGTCGCGTCACTGACGTACAAAAAGCTGCAGGAACTAACGCGCGATAATCCCGTGCCGCTGCTTGAAGACGTGCTACACGAGTTCTTTGGAAAAATCTTGCTTAATATCGAAATTAAAAGCCGCCACACAGGCGACGCGCTCGTGCGGCTGCTTCGGCGTCATTTCATCACTTGCGCCGATGATTGGGATCTGGTGCTGATTTCGTCGTTCAAAGCGCGCGAGCTCATGCGCGTTCGCCGGCGGTCGAAACGCGCTAATCTTGCGCTTTTACACCATCAAAATCCGTTTGCATTTATCGCGTACCACCGCTATCTTAAGCTAACGGCAGTTGGTTTTCACCGCTTGTATTTGCATCGGCTTGCGCTTGAAATTGCGCGGCGCGCCGGCATTTTCATTTACGCATATACTGTTGATCGTACGAGCGCAATACACCGCCTAGAGCATCAGGGCGTGCAAGCAATTGTCACTAATTACCCCGACAAGTGTATCGCGTACATAAATACGCACGCCGAAACACGCGATTAG
- a CDS encoding FKBP-type peptidyl-prolyl cis-trans isomerase: MATSKVQRWGIMTILIVTVVGTLGSFAVMILSMQNQQRIQADYEKVNNEYQTQLKAYKAKVQAQADELSAKYYDTFKQYSTQAGTYDVNSVKELKTEDLTEGDGAVIDGSTKFAAYYIGWDANGNVFDQSIDGSKLKEPTAVANGLDKAGLIAGWKEGLKGMKIGGVRLLSIPSDKAYGEAGQKDKNGKQTIPANMPLKFVVMAIPQPPTIPQPDSSKLMEAYMKMYGNQ, translated from the coding sequence ATGGCAACATCGAAAGTGCAGCGTTGGGGAATTATGACGATTTTGATCGTGACGGTAGTCGGTACGCTTGGGTCGTTTGCAGTGATGATTTTATCAATGCAAAATCAGCAGCGAATACAAGCCGACTATGAAAAAGTCAATAATGAATACCAGACGCAATTAAAAGCATACAAGGCAAAAGTGCAGGCGCAGGCAGATGAGTTGTCAGCAAAATATTACGATACATTTAAGCAGTACAGTACGCAGGCGGGCACGTATGATGTGAATAGCGTCAAAGAGTTGAAAACGGAAGATCTAACTGAAGGCGACGGCGCAGTGATTGACGGCTCGACAAAATTTGCGGCGTATTATATCGGCTGGGACGCGAACGGCAATGTATTTGACCAAAGTATTGATGGCAGCAAACTGAAAGAGCCGACTGCTGTAGCGAACGGACTTGACAAAGCCGGATTAATCGCTGGTTGGAAAGAGGGCTTGAAAGGTATGAAAATCGGCGGCGTGCGTTTGCTGAGTATCCCGTCGGATAAGGCGTACGGCGAAGCGGGGCAGAAAGACAAGAACGGCAAGCAGACAATTCCTGCAAATATGCCGCTGAAATTTGTCGTCATGGCGATTCCGCAGCCGCCGACTATTCCTCAGCCGGACTCATCAAAACTGATGGAAGCGTATATGAAAATGTATGGAAATCAATAA
- a CDS encoding threonine/serine exporter family protein produces MNGMNSFTQLVRRSFGKIIAAQGSVKIADFEKIDNTLTPNMRALRLVMTMADQLSSMGMPAHSVTNLALNITDVYCQQKVHIDISYTQIFVSQDRGVDREPLTLIRTITPRETNYQLMQQLQDLSAKIANHTLTLDDAEKSLDKILSRVRRYPRWVIYIASGGISAGSAILYSATWPLVLIAFFVGAVTAWLLGRLGRLALPPFFTQVVASLFITLFASALMWFVSHGYVDFMGSVNPTLITVGGIVLLVAGMAIVGAFQDAIDEYYVTAGARLLRVAMMTTGIVAGVGIGLYASRKLGISFIPTPDRLTFASASYQYLGAVIISASFALGNHTRLGGIILTGATGLLGYYTFLASSGAGLSSIPANALAGITIGFIATLVSRVWHMPSLAIVNASIVPLVPGLILYNGLMGLIAPENAPGGDDLLLRAILISVAIAAGASFGVLVGRPTRRSFVLIRNSLPQWPLRSEDRE; encoded by the coding sequence ATGAACGGTATGAATTCATTTACGCAACTGGTTCGCCGTTCGTTCGGCAAAATTATTGCCGCGCAAGGTTCGGTAAAAATCGCAGATTTCGAAAAAATCGACAACACGCTCACGCCAAATATGCGTGCGTTGCGCCTCGTCATGACGATGGCAGACCAACTATCGTCAATGGGTATGCCGGCGCATAGCGTCACGAATTTAGCGCTCAATATTACCGATGTTTATTGCCAGCAGAAAGTCCATATTGATATCAGCTACACGCAAATTTTTGTTTCGCAAGACCGCGGTGTCGACCGCGAACCGCTCACGCTAATCCGCACAATCACGCCGCGCGAAACGAACTACCAGCTCATGCAGCAATTGCAAGACCTGAGCGCAAAAATCGCCAACCACACGCTCACGCTTGACGATGCCGAAAAGTCTCTCGACAAAATATTATCGCGCGTGCGCCGTTATCCGCGCTGGGTCATCTATATCGCGAGCGGCGGAATCAGCGCCGGCTCAGCGATTCTCTACTCAGCAACCTGGCCGCTTGTCTTAATTGCATTTTTCGTCGGCGCCGTTACAGCATGGCTGCTCGGAAGGCTCGGGCGGTTGGCTTTACCGCCGTTTTTCACGCAAGTCGTCGCATCGCTATTTATTACGCTATTCGCTTCCGCGCTTATGTGGTTCGTTAGCCATGGCTATGTCGACTTCATGGGAAGCGTCAACCCGACACTCATCACGGTCGGCGGAATCGTCTTGCTTGTTGCCGGTATGGCGATTGTCGGCGCCTTTCAAGACGCAATCGACGAATATTACGTTACCGCCGGCGCACGGCTATTGCGCGTCGCCATGATGACGACCGGTATCGTCGCCGGCGTTGGCATCGGCTTATACGCTAGCCGGAAACTCGGCATTTCGTTCATTCCAACGCCCGACCGCTTAACATTCGCAAGCGCGAGTTATCAATATCTAGGCGCTGTCATTATTTCGGCATCGTTTGCGCTTGGCAACCATACGCGGCTCGGCGGCATTATTTTGACCGGCGCGACCGGATTGCTCGGCTATTACACCTTTTTAGCAAGCAGCGGCGCGGGGCTTTCATCAATCCCTGCTAACGCGCTTGCCGGCATTACGATTGGATTTATCGCCACGCTTGTGTCGCGCGTTTGGCACATGCCAAGCCTTGCGATCGTCAATGCTAGCATCGTGCCGCTCGTGCCGGGGCTAATTCTGTACAACGGGCTAATGGGGTTAATCGCACCGGAGAATGCGCCCGGCGGAGATGATTTGCTGCTGCGTGCTATTCTTATTTCTGTTGCTATTGCTGCGGGCGCATCGTTTGGCGTGCTTGTCGGGCGCCCGACGCGCCGCAGCTTTGTGCTGATTCGCAACAGCTTGCCACAATGGCCATTGCGCAGCGAAGATCGAGAGTAG
- a CDS encoding RpiB/LacA/LacB family sugar-phosphate isomerase, translated as MKLFLGADHGGYYLKEKLQAYLTKRGFEWEDVGDKELDPNDDFPQFAQMAATKVLGEDDANDPRAILICTGGQGMAMAANRFSGIRAAVIWDKFEAHECRHDNDANVLCLPARVVDPPGEARDNWKEIVDEWLDTPFAGAARYIRRNAELDKF; from the coding sequence ATGAAATTATTTCTCGGCGCCGATCATGGCGGATACTATCTAAAAGAAAAATTGCAGGCTTATTTGACAAAGCGTGGTTTTGAATGGGAAGATGTCGGTGATAAAGAGCTTGATCCGAACGATGACTTCCCGCAGTTTGCGCAAATGGCAGCAACCAAAGTGCTGGGCGAGGATGACGCGAACGACCCGCGCGCGATTCTGATTTGCACGGGCGGTCAGGGCATGGCGATGGCGGCAAATCGCTTCAGCGGTATTCGCGCCGCAGTGATTTGGGATAAATTTGAAGCGCATGAATGCCGCCATGATAACGACGCGAATGTATTGTGCCTGCCGGCGCGCGTCGTTGATCCGCCAGGCGAAGCGCGTGATAATTGGAAAGAAATCGTCGACGAATGGCTTGATACACCGTTTGCCGGCGCAGCGCGGTATATACGGCGAAACGCAGAACTGGACAAGTTTTAA